The region CACTCTTAATTGTTTGTTGGCATGATCAATTTGGGTCACTTTATGCTCTGTGAAAATTGAAACATTGTATCTTTTTTTAAACCATGCTGCATCTCTAGGAGTTAATTCACTCAATTCTTCAACTTCTCCACCAATTTGATAAGGAATCCCACAAACAGAGTAAGAAATATCTTTTCCTTGATCATAAACGACAATTTCAGCTTCCTCAGTGTTTCTTCTAGCTTTAGCTGCTACAGATGTTCCAGCAGCGACTGAACCAATAATGATTATTTTCATCTTTTTTCCTCTTTTTTTATATTCTATATTTTACTATTCATATCCATCAAACCAATGTTTTGTTTTATTTGAAAACTTGACTAAGAGTAACATGGTAGGAACCTCTATTAAAACACCTACAACAGTTGCCAAAGTTGCTCCAGAATTTAATCCAAATAATGCAATTGAAACGGCTACGGCAAGTTCAAAAAAGTTGCTTGTTCCAACCATGGCTGCTGGTGCTGCAATTGAAAATGGTAATTTACAAGCTTTAGCACCACCATAACCAAGGAAAAAGATGGCAATATTTTGAATAACTAATAGAATAGCAATTAATAATATATGAAATGGATTACTTAAAATTCGCTCCCCTTGAAATGAAAAAATAATAACAAGGGTTAATAATAATCCTATTCGAGTTGTACCATCGAATTTATTCACAAAATCTTTTTCAAAATAGTTAGACCCTTTTTGTTTAACTATATATTTTCTAACAAGAATTCCTAAAACTAGAGGAATGACAATAAATACAAAAATTGAGAGCAAAAGTGTATTGATAGGAACAGATACATTCCCTATTCCCAATAAAAGTGCAACAATTGGAGCGTATAAAAAGAGAACAATAATATCATTTATTGATACTTGTAACAAGGTATACGCTGGATCTCCTTTTGTTAGTTCACTCCACACAAAGACCATTGCAGTACAAGGGGCCGCCCCTAAAAGGATAGCACCAGCAATATACTCATTAGCTAGTTCAGGATTTAAAAACGGTCTGAATACAATTAAAAAGAAAAAAGCAGAAATCGCAAACATAGTAAAAGGTTTAATTAGCCAATTTATTGCTGTAGTTAAAACTAATCCTTTTGGGTTTTTTGTTGCATTAACAATACTGCTAAAATCGATTTTTAGCATCATAGGAAAAATCATTAACCAAATCAATATCGCTGTTGGTATGGATACATTATAATATTCAAATTGACTTAAAAAATCTGGAACCGCTGGTGAAAACTGCCCTAGCAATACACCTGCAATCATAGAAAGGGCAACCCAAAGACTTAAATAACGTTCCCAAAGGCCAATCCCACTTTTTTTCTTAAATACTTCTTCTTGCAATCCTGTTTCTTTCATAACTTTCCTCCATTAAAAATCTTTTTCACTCCAAAATAACAGAAGACGAACTATCCGTCTCATTTTTATTTACTTCTGTTTTGCAGACACATTCATCTGAGTGCGTTAGTAAATGAACTGTTCCTTGAATATATTGTTTTGCGACTTTTTCATTAATCGAATAGTATTGCCATGTTCCACTTTTTTTAGACGTAACCAGACCTGCTTCCGCTAGTACTTTGATATGGTGAGATAAGGTTGGTTGTGTAAAATCAAAATGTTCTAAAATATCACACGCACACATTTCTCCACACGATAACATATCCAATATTTTTACGCGTTTTGGTTCCGAAAGAGCTTTGGCAACCTTTGCATATTCTTCATAAGTCATTTTTATTCTCCTTTCTATTTATACAATGAGGCTGCCGCTTCTTCAAAGAGGAAGTTTAGCACTCAAAGATTCCTTCATTTGTTGGATCTCCGTTAATCTTACCGACTGTTTTATCATCTCATACTGTCACGGGCAAATAGCCAACTCCTTTTTCTTGAATTAATTGAGTACCAGATTGATTACGTACGGATGAACTAGGATCGAGACTCAAATTGTAGCACTCTATTTTTCCATCTGGTTTATGTATTTGCTATAAGACACTTGCAATGCAAATTAGACTTCATTACCAAAAGGCTGCAAACTACCGGTTCATTTATTATTAATTCTGTCCTCCTTATATCTACTTCTTAGAGATATCATTAATTTTCATGCAGATACATAGATAACTATCTATGTACAATATAGACTCCCATCTATGTACTGTCAATAAAAAAACAAATTTTTAATGAGGGTTAAATCTTATTTTCTTAAAATATCCGGTTTTATCCAATTTTATCTATTCTAATAATTGAGTGGCTTTTTTTAGTATTCTTCATACCACAAGTCTACTTTAGTATCATCATCGGGATTGGGGAAATTATACGATAAATAGTAATTTTTCCATCAATGACGATTTCACTTTTTCGATCTTCTTTATTTCGGGTTGTTTTGTACAGGTCAGTTCCATCCATCTAAGTATTTTCATCTATATAAATTTTTTTATCTTCTGGAACGACAGTGACAACTGTACCATCGTCTGCAATGACCTTACTATTTTCTTCTGAGTTGCTATTGCCACTTTCTACTGCAACAATACTTTTTTCGTAAAATCCCTCCATTTTCAGAAAGCGTTAACATTCCGTTGTATTTGTATTATACTAGAATAATACAGACCTGGTTATTTTATTTTAGCATAAATAGGGTCTGATCATTTAAATCAATAAGAAACAGCTTGCCCAATCCCAATCATTTATCATCTATTACAGCAATGGAGAGGAGAAAACACAATGAATCAACAAATTCCCAAAGCAGTCAAGGCGGAAATGTCTGCCAACATCTTAAAAGTTCAATTCGATAATGGAGCAGTTAAATACCTGAAAACACATTATAACGAGGACATGGTAGACTCTTTTTCACCTAAAAAGGGTAAAGGAAAGAGAATAAACTTACTTCTAGCTCCGCATAATGTATGGCTAGGTACCACGACTTCAATTGAAAGCAATGGTACCGTTGTTTTAAACGAAAAAGATAAATACACTCCTGAAGAGCTATGGAAAAAAGGAAAAGACCATATTTCTAATTTATAAATCCATTTTACTACAACTATTTCACTCCACCCTTTTTTAGGATATATGAGAACAAAAAATAGGTGCAGAGAACTTTATGAACTATTTTAAGGGCAAGCTAGTTCATGAAGAAAGAATAGACTTTGTCGTCAATTCCTACTTGCATTCCAGCTAGTAATTAAAGAAATTCACTTCTTGTATTATTATTTATAATTTTTAGGCGATAAGTGTTAACTAAAAAGAAACTGCTTAAAAATATGATGAAAATAGCAACGATACTAACTTTATCTTTGTAAGCTGCAGTTGAAATAACATTCATTAAAAAAGTATACATAACAGCCGCGCAATAGACTATATAACTCCATTTTGCTGTTGTGATTTCAACTATATCTCCGTCTTTAACGACTATTTCATTACTTTTAGATCCAAACTGTATCACCGTCAAATGTGCGCTATCTTGAATAGCGATATTTATCTCCTGAGTATGAGCAATTTTTACTACTTTTTCTCCATTCACTTTTACCGATATATTTGAAGCCATGCCTAACCAACCAGTCTTGCGTTTTATTGTAACGGTCATCCCATTCCCTCCTTTCTTAACCTATCCTTATTCATCAAATAAAACCTTACTATTTCATGAACAGTAAAAAAATCGTGCTAAAGCAAATAAGAAGAAACTGTAATTTTAAAAATTCTTACACTATTCAATTTCCGATTCAATAAGTGTTATTTCTCCGTTAGACGAAACCTTGCTTATCCCTTTAGATTTATCATTTTTATTTTCCCATTCAATATAATAATCGTCGTTTTTCTCCTCTGTAGAAAGGATAGTAGCTTCTCCTAGTTGGTTGCTATACTCTTCAACAATTATTTTTTTTGCTTTGTCTTCAGATATATTTGAACAGCCTCCTAATATAAAAAATAACATGGCATAAACCAATAAAATTTTTTTGTTCATAAAGCAACCTCCTTTTTTAAAGTTCATTACCAATTGCTCCCTTAAATTGTACCAAAATAAAAGTTTATTTTTTGTTGAGGAATATTTTGAACAAACATTAAGGTAAAAAAATTATAAAAAGGTGCTTAATCCTGCCTAATCACTACCATTGTAGTTTATCTGACATTAGCAATGTTTAATGTTGGATAGGATTTGTAACAAAAGAAAATAAAAAACATATCTTAGTATTGAAGTGTATAGCGACCCCAAAAAGTTAGGTTTTTCCAGAGTAGAGAAACCTACTCTGTTTTTTTATTTGTAGCTGCTGACGTAGAAAGCAGATATGAAATTGTTTAAAATAGTCTAGCTTGAATTTTGTCAAAAGGTAAAGATTTTTTTTTTTGCTTTTTTCCTCTAAGATCAATTGTTAGAAAAAATTTATTTATTAATAATACCAAGAATCTTTGCTACCACAGGTTAAAAAAATATTTTTTTATACGGGACGATCCTTTATTCAGAAGTGGTTAGCTTCATTATAAAATCCACCTATTTTTTTCTTCTCCTAATTCTTAGCATTTCAATCACTGCAAGCCCCAGCGCGCTATATAGTCCCGCCCCAATGAAGTCTTTATTTACTATGTATTCTATTGAAATACCAATAAAACTAGCAAATAAAGATATTACTATAATATGAGCATAAGGGTATTTTTTTAAAAATTCTTTATAATTATTAAACATAATCTCACTCCTATTTGTCTGCTACTTCCTTTGCCTTGATTTTTTGTATTAATTGTATTGATGAAATAAACCTACTATTCATTTTACATAAATATTGTTATATTGTTATTAAGGTTAAACTGACTAAATTCATTATAGTACTAAATAAGGCGCTTAATTAACCAATGGATATTAAAACTAAAAGTTAGCTCGTTATTGCTCATCAGGAAGGAGAACTTAATTGTCTAAATTACAGACTGTCATTATCTATAGTATTAGCATTTTTTTGGGTTCAATTCTTTTTGATGCTATTCTAAATCCATTAATTTCAAATAAAGTACTAAGTTTTATATCTCAAGCTCTCTTTTTTGCTCTTATTATTTTTATCGTACAGAACATTGTAGAAAAAATTTGGAAGAGAAAAACATAACTACACTGTACCATTATATGCAATAGAAATAAGAAATTTTTAGCAGTAACGGAAATTAAAGCAATAGTATAGAACTGGGCTTCTACCGACTAAATGGGGTAGAAGAAACAACTCATTGTTCCATGATCCCTTTTATATTAAAAATGTATAGTATTTGCATTTATGGAGAAAGCTTAATAAGCAGACTTCCAAACTATAAAGCTGACAATTGGCTTAAAGTCTATAATCCGAAGAAAGAAGCACGTCTTCTACTTTGTAGACTATTTAGGATCCACTTTTAATCTACGCCGGAGAAACAAAGCCTAGTAGTGACATAAAGGCTGTAGTTAAGAAGACAATATAAGGTGATGACTTTAGTGTTTCGATGATTGGTATATACTAATTAGGAGAATAAAAGATGAAATTTAAAGTGTTAGAAAGAATTACAATCTTTACTTTGTTGGCAATTGTATTTTACTGGGCCAATTACACAAAAATTCCAAAAGGATCATTTGTCTATTTAATAAAAACGTTACCTTTGATACTTTTAGGTATCTATTTAATCGAGCTTGTATTTAGGAAGCTAAACAAAAGAAATAAGTAATTTTATAGATGATACTATAAGCCAATGAGGGACCAACTTACTTATATCAAACGATAGACAAACAGCGGCAGTTTGTATGATAAATTTTTTTTGACATTCCATGTATTCATTACGATAATCATAAAAGAAAAAATTATCTATTCAAAAAGGGGCTGTAGAAGCATGCAAAAATTGAAATTAACCCGTTTTAAAGAAGGTTTTTTATACTCCTTAATTTTTATGACCTTTAATATCATAAAAAATCTAATTTTTAAATTCCAAGAAATAAACAGTCTTTTACATGAAATCAGTCAAAACAAAGAGGTGGCGCTTCCAATTATTTTTGGTACTATTGTAGTCACCTGGTTAGTCTTAAGTTTACTGATCGGCATAGGCTTAATTCTTTTTGATCTTTTAAAAAAATGGAAGTCAAACAATCGTTATTAACTGGACTTACTTAGATGATTGATTGAGCAATAAAAAAGGGTTCTATTATTTTTGGTGTTGGTAAGAAGAATGTATCTATTCTACAATCTTGAAATTTTTGGAGGAATAGCGGCTGATTGCAGCCATGTAAAGGATTCTTAAAAAGACGAAGCACTGTGGGCATGCGCCCAAGTGTATCATGTCTGTAAAACT is a window of Carnobacterium mobile DSM 4848 DNA encoding:
- the arsB gene encoding ACR3 family arsenite efflux transporter; translation: MKETGLQEEVFKKKSGIGLWERYLSLWVALSMIAGVLLGQFSPAVPDFLSQFEYYNVSIPTAILIWLMIFPMMLKIDFSSIVNATKNPKGLVLTTAINWLIKPFTMFAISAFFFLIVFRPFLNPELANEYIAGAILLGAAPCTAMVFVWSELTKGDPAYTLLQVSINDIIVLFLYAPIVALLLGIGNVSVPINTLLLSIFVFIVIPLVLGILVRKYIVKQKGSNYFEKDFVNKFDGTTRIGLLLTLVIIFSFQGERILSNPFHILLIAILLVIQNIAIFFLGYGGAKACKLPFSIAAPAAMVGTSNFFELAVAVSIALFGLNSGATLATVVGVLIEVPTMLLLVKFSNKTKHWFDGYE
- a CDS encoding ArsR/SmtB family transcription factor, with protein sequence MTYEEYAKVAKALSEPKRVKILDMLSCGEMCACDILEHFDFTQPTLSHHIKVLAEAGLVTSKKSGTWQYYSINEKVAKQYIQGTVHLLTHSDECVCKTEVNKNETDSSSSVILE